The following proteins are encoded in a genomic region of Mycolicibacterium rutilum:
- the glfT1 gene encoding galactofuranosyltransferase GlfT1, protein MTGHVCAVVVTHRRPDELAKSLEAVSAQTRAPDHLIVVDNDNDQRVADLVAGQPIPTTYLGSRRNLGGAGGFAFGMLHALALGADWVWLADDDGRPADSEVLGTLLACAARHSLAEVSPMVCDMDDPGRLAFPLRRGIAWRRRVDELRTDPGQDLLPGIASLFNGALFSAATLEAIGVPDLRLFVRGDETELHRRLVRSGLPFGTCLDAVYLHPQGGDEFKPILGGRMHTQYPDDANKRFFTYRNRGYLLSQPGLRRLQAQEWARFGWFFLVSRRDPAGLMEWVRLRRLGRKERFGRPRK, encoded by the coding sequence ATGACCGGGCACGTCTGCGCGGTGGTGGTCACCCACCGGCGACCCGACGAGCTGGCCAAGTCGCTGGAGGCGGTGTCGGCGCAGACCCGCGCCCCCGACCACCTGATCGTCGTCGACAACGACAACGATCAGCGCGTCGCCGACCTGGTCGCGGGCCAGCCGATCCCGACCACCTACCTCGGGTCGCGCCGGAACCTCGGCGGGGCAGGCGGTTTCGCGTTCGGGATGCTGCACGCGCTGGCGCTGGGTGCCGACTGGGTGTGGCTGGCCGACGACGACGGCAGGCCCGCCGACTCCGAGGTGCTCGGCACGCTGCTGGCCTGCGCGGCGCGGCACTCGCTGGCCGAGGTGTCCCCGATGGTCTGCGACATGGACGACCCCGGCCGGTTGGCGTTCCCGCTGCGGCGCGGCATCGCCTGGCGCCGGCGCGTCGACGAGCTGCGCACCGACCCCGGCCAGGACCTGCTGCCCGGAATCGCGTCGCTGTTCAACGGCGCGCTGTTCTCGGCCGCGACGCTGGAGGCGATCGGCGTGCCGGATCTGCGGCTGTTCGTGCGCGGCGACGAAACCGAACTGCATCGCCGGTTGGTGCGTTCCGGGCTGCCGTTCGGTACCTGCCTGGACGCGGTGTACCTGCATCCGCAGGGCGGCGACGAGTTCAAGCCGATCCTCGGCGGGCGCATGCACACGCAGTATCCGGACGACGCGAACAAGCGATTCTTCACCTACCGCAATCGCGGCTATCTGCTCTCGCAGCCGGGCCTGCGCCGGCTGCAGGCACAGGAGTGGGCGCGGTTCGGCTGGTTCTTCCTGGTGTCGCGGCGCGACCCCGCCGGTTTGATGGAGTGGGTCCGGCTGCGGCGCCTGGGCCGTAAGGAGAGGTTCGGGAGGCCCCGAAAGTGA
- the wzt gene encoding galactan export ABC transporter ATP-binding subunit Wzt/RfbE: MVPHIETRNAWVEFPIFDAKSRSLKKAFLGKAGGAIGRNESNVVVIEALRDITMKLEHGDRVGLVGHNGAGKSTLLRLLSGIYEPTRGVATVTGRVAPVFDLGVGMDPEISGFENIIIRGLFLGQTRKQMLAKVDEIAEFTELGDYLSMPLRTYSTGMRVRLAMGVVTSIDPEILLLDEGIGAVDAEFLKKAQSRLASLVERSGILVFASHSNEFLARLCNTAMWIDHGTIKMQGEIEDVVRAYEGEDAARHVREVLDETRSA; encoded by the coding sequence TTGGTCCCACACATCGAGACGCGCAACGCGTGGGTGGAGTTTCCGATCTTCGACGCGAAGTCGCGTTCGCTGAAGAAGGCGTTCCTCGGCAAGGCCGGCGGCGCGATCGGCCGCAACGAGTCCAACGTCGTGGTCATCGAGGCGCTGCGCGACATCACCATGAAGCTCGAACATGGCGACCGGGTGGGGTTGGTCGGCCACAACGGCGCGGGTAAGTCGACGCTGCTGCGGCTGCTGTCGGGGATCTACGAGCCCACCCGCGGCGTCGCCACCGTGACCGGCCGGGTGGCGCCCGTGTTCGATCTGGGTGTCGGGATGGACCCGGAGATCTCCGGCTTCGAAAACATCATCATCCGCGGGCTGTTCCTCGGGCAGACGCGCAAGCAGATGCTGGCCAAGGTCGACGAGATCGCGGAGTTCACTGAGCTCGGCGACTACCTGTCCATGCCGCTGCGCACGTACTCCACCGGCATGCGGGTGCGCCTGGCGATGGGAGTGGTCACCAGCATCGACCCGGAGATCCTGCTGCTCGACGAGGGGATCGGCGCGGTGGACGCCGAATTCCTCAAGAAGGCGCAGTCGCGGCTGGCCAGCCTGGTCGAGCGCTCCGGGATCCTGGTGTTCGCTAGCCACTCCAACGAGTTCCTGGCCCGGCTGTGCAACACCGCGATGTGGATCGACCACGGCACGATCAAGATGCAGGGCGAGATCGAGGACGTCGTGCGCGCGTATGAGGGTGAGGACGCCGCCCGCCACGTCCGCGAGGTCCTCGACGAGACCCGTTCGGCATGA
- a CDS encoding bacterial proteasome activator family protein, whose product MTDDDNIEIISRDADDGDQETDGKSLTDLVEQPAKVMRIGTMIKQLLEEVRAAPLDDASRNRLREIHRTSISELEDGLAPELREELERLTLPFTEEGVPSDAELRIAQAQLVGWLEGLFHGIQTALFAQQMAARQQLEQMRGQGALPPGVAVRGGPAQPGTGQYL is encoded by the coding sequence ATGACCGACGACGACAACATCGAGATCATCAGCCGTGACGCCGACGACGGCGACCAGGAGACCGACGGCAAGTCGCTGACCGACCTGGTCGAGCAGCCCGCGAAGGTGATGCGGATCGGCACGATGATCAAGCAGCTGCTCGAGGAGGTGCGGGCGGCACCGCTGGACGACGCCAGCCGCAACCGGCTGCGCGAGATCCATCGCACGTCCATCTCCGAGCTCGAGGACGGGCTGGCGCCGGAGCTGCGCGAGGAGCTGGAACGGCTCACCCTGCCGTTCACCGAGGAGGGCGTGCCGTCGGACGCGGAGCTGCGCATCGCCCAGGCGCAGCTCGTGGGTTGGCTCGAGGGCCTGTTCCACGGCATCCAGACCGCGCTGTTCGCTCAGCAGATGGCCGCCCGCCAGCAGCTCGAGCAGATGCGCGGACAAGGTGCGCTGCCGCCGGGGGTCGCGGTGCGTGGCGGCCCGGCGCAGCCGGGAACCGGCCAGTACCTGTAG
- a CDS encoding cysteine desulfurase-like protein — translation MAYDVARVRGLHPSLGDGWVRFDAQNGMLLPDAVGRAVSTAFRGSMPTPVGPHPSAQRSAAVLAAARQAVADLVNADPRGVVLGADRSILLTSLADASSSRVGLGYEVVVTRLDDEANIAPWLRAANRYGAKVKWAEVDIETGELPAWQWESLVTRPTRLVAITSASATLGTMTDLRAVTKLAHDQGALVVVDHSAAAPYQLIDIDEIDADVVAVNALAWGGPPIGALIFRDPAVIDSFSAVSLNPYATGPARLEVGAHQFGLLAGVVASIEYLASLDEAAGGTRRERLAVSMQSASSYMNRLFDYLLMSLRSLSAVMVIGTPEARIPVLSFAVSDVPADRVVQRLADNGILAISNASSRVLDVIGVNDIGGAVTVGLAHYTTTAEVDQLVRALASLG, via the coding sequence ATGGCGTACGACGTCGCCCGGGTGCGAGGGTTGCACCCGTCGCTGGGCGACGGCTGGGTACGGTTCGACGCCCAGAACGGCATGCTGCTGCCCGACGCCGTCGGCCGCGCCGTGTCCACCGCGTTCCGGGGCTCGATGCCGACGCCCGTCGGACCGCACCCGTCCGCCCAACGCAGCGCCGCCGTGCTGGCCGCCGCCCGGCAGGCGGTGGCCGACCTCGTCAACGCCGACCCGCGCGGCGTGGTGCTCGGCGCCGACCGCTCGATCCTGCTGACGTCGCTGGCCGACGCGTCCTCGTCGCGGGTCGGGCTCGGCTACGAGGTCGTGGTGACCCGACTCGACGACGAGGCCAACATCGCGCCGTGGCTGCGCGCGGCCAATCGCTATGGCGCCAAGGTGAAGTGGGCCGAGGTCGACATCGAGACCGGTGAGCTGCCCGCCTGGCAGTGGGAAAGCCTGGTCACCCGGCCCACCCGGCTGGTCGCGATCACGTCGGCGTCGGCGACGCTGGGCACCATGACCGACCTGCGCGCGGTCACCAAACTCGCGCACGACCAGGGCGCGCTGGTCGTCGTCGACCATTCCGCGGCCGCGCCGTACCAGCTCATCGACATCGACGAGATCGACGCGGACGTGGTCGCGGTCAACGCCCTGGCCTGGGGCGGGCCGCCGATCGGCGCGCTGATCTTCCGGGACCCGGCGGTCATCGACTCGTTCAGCGCGGTGTCGCTCAACCCGTACGCGACGGGCCCGGCGCGCCTGGAGGTGGGCGCGCACCAGTTCGGGCTGCTGGCCGGCGTCGTCGCCAGCATCGAGTACCTGGCGTCGCTGGACGAGGCGGCCGGCGGCACCCGCCGGGAACGGCTCGCGGTGTCCATGCAATCGGCGAGCTCGTACATGAACCGGTTGTTCGACTATCTGCTCATGTCGCTGCGCTCGCTGTCGGCGGTGATGGTCATCGGCACCCCCGAGGCGCGCATCCCGGTGCTGAGCTTCGCGGTCAGCGACGTCCCCGCCGATCGCGTCGTGCAGCGGTTGGCCGACAACGGAATTCTGGCGATCTCCAACGCCAGTTCGCGGGTGCTCGACGTGATCGGCGTCAACGACATCGGCGGCGCGGTGACCGTCGGGTTGGCGCACTACACCACGACCGCCGAGGTCGATCAGCTGGTGCGCGCGCTCGCCTCGCTCGGTTGA
- a CDS encoding NAD(P)H-quinone oxidoreductase → MHAIVASPETGLTWTEIPDVSPAAGELLVKVAAAGINRADLLQAAGNYPPPPGASDILGLEVSGTVAAVGADVTGWTEGQPVCALLAGGGYAEYVVVPAGQVLPVPDTVGLHEAAGLPEVACTVWSNVVMTAGLTAGHLLLVHGGASGIGTHAIQVGRALGARVAVTAGSANKLDLCAELGAEVLINYRDDDFVERVSAEGGADVILDIMGAAYLARNVDALAADGRLVIIGMQGGVKGELNIGKLLGKRAGVIATALRARPVDGPAGKSEIVAAVRDNVWPMVERGEVRPIIGAEFGIEQAGAAHELLQSGEVSGKVLLRVSD, encoded by the coding sequence ATGCATGCGATTGTGGCCAGCCCGGAAACAGGACTGACCTGGACCGAGATTCCCGACGTCTCGCCCGCTGCCGGCGAACTGCTCGTCAAGGTCGCCGCGGCCGGGATCAACCGCGCCGACCTGTTGCAAGCGGCAGGAAACTACCCGCCCCCGCCCGGTGCCAGCGACATCCTCGGGCTCGAGGTGTCGGGCACGGTCGCGGCCGTCGGCGCCGACGTCACCGGGTGGACCGAGGGGCAGCCGGTCTGCGCCCTGCTCGCCGGCGGCGGATACGCCGAGTACGTCGTGGTGCCCGCCGGCCAGGTGCTGCCGGTGCCCGACACTGTCGGCCTGCACGAGGCCGCGGGCCTTCCCGAGGTCGCCTGCACGGTGTGGTCCAACGTCGTGATGACCGCGGGCTTGACCGCCGGACACCTACTGCTGGTGCACGGCGGCGCCAGCGGCATCGGCACCCACGCGATCCAGGTCGGCCGCGCGCTCGGCGCCCGGGTGGCCGTGACGGCCGGTTCGGCCAACAAGCTCGACCTGTGCGCCGAACTGGGCGCCGAGGTGCTGATCAACTACCGCGACGACGACTTCGTCGAGCGGGTGAGCGCCGAGGGCGGCGCCGACGTGATCCTCGACATCATGGGGGCGGCCTACCTCGCCCGCAACGTCGACGCGCTCGCCGCCGACGGGCGTCTGGTCATCATCGGCATGCAGGGCGGCGTCAAGGGTGAACTCAACATCGGCAAGCTGCTCGGCAAGCGCGCCGGGGTGATCGCCACCGCGCTGCGCGCACGCCCGGTCGACGGGCCGGCAGGCAAGAGCGAGATCGTCGCCGCGGTGCGCGACAACGTCTGGCCGATGGTGGAGCGCGGGGAGGTCCGCCCGATCATCGGCGCCGAGTTCGGGATCGAGCAGGCCGGCGCCGCCCACGAGCTGCTGCAGTCGGGCGAGGTGTCAGGCAAAGTGCTTCTGCGCGTGAGTGATTGA
- a CDS encoding MarR family winged helix-turn-helix transcriptional regulator translates to MEGMIAGRTASDMPGLDIAEQRSWQNFLDSALRLYATLNRTLVDTHHLTLNDVRLLDMLDKSATGAARMGDLAEGLMSLPSRVTRQIRRLELQGLVRRGASPDDGRGVLASITDEGRTAVREAMATYGEGVRAHFLGRLSRPQVAAMGENCRRISAALKTGSNNAKLGRV, encoded by the coding sequence ATGGAGGGGATGATCGCGGGGCGTACCGCCAGTGATATGCCGGGACTGGATATCGCTGAGCAACGGTCTTGGCAAAATTTTTTGGACTCGGCGCTACGGCTCTACGCCACGCTGAACAGAACGCTGGTCGACACGCACCATCTGACGCTGAACGATGTGCGGCTGCTCGACATGCTGGACAAGTCCGCGACGGGGGCGGCGCGGATGGGTGACCTGGCCGAAGGGCTGATGTCGCTGCCAAGCCGGGTGACCCGGCAGATCCGGCGCCTGGAGTTGCAGGGGCTGGTCCGGCGCGGCGCCAGCCCGGACGACGGGCGCGGCGTGCTGGCCAGCATCACCGACGAGGGCAGGACGGCGGTGCGCGAGGCGATGGCCACCTACGGCGAGGGCGTACGCGCGCACTTCCTCGGCCGGCTGTCGCGTCCGCAGGTGGCGGCGATGGGGGAGAACTGCCGCCGGATCAGCGCGGCGCTCAAGACCGGCAGCAACAACGCCAAGCTCGGCCGCGTCTGA
- a CDS encoding isoprenylcysteine carboxyl methyltransferase family protein → MYYLFILAIGVERLIELVVSRRHTRWSIANGGKEFGQGHYPVMVTMHTLLLVSCVVEVAAAHRPFIPLLGWPMVALVCASTVVRWWCVAILGNHWNPRLIVIPDAPLVRRGPYRVLHHPNYTAVAVEVAALPLVHSAWLTTIVFSVANALVLNVRIRAENAALGYA, encoded by the coding sequence ATGTACTACCTGTTCATCCTCGCGATCGGCGTCGAGCGGCTGATCGAACTGGTGGTCTCACGACGCCACACGCGATGGTCGATTGCCAACGGCGGCAAGGAGTTCGGCCAAGGTCATTACCCGGTGATGGTCACCATGCACACGCTGCTGCTGGTGTCGTGCGTGGTCGAGGTGGCCGCCGCGCACCGGCCGTTCATCCCGCTGCTGGGCTGGCCGATGGTGGCGCTGGTGTGTGCCAGCACCGTCGTCCGGTGGTGGTGCGTGGCGATCCTGGGCAACCACTGGAACCCGCGGCTCATCGTGATCCCCGATGCCCCGCTGGTGCGTCGCGGCCCGTATCGCGTTCTGCACCACCCGAATTACACCGCGGTGGCGGTCGAGGTCGCCGCACTGCCGCTGGTGCATTCGGCGTGGCTGACGACGATCGTGTTCAGCGTCGCCAACGCGCTGGTGCTCAATGTCCGGATTCGAGCGGAGAACGCGGCGCTGGGTTATGCGTGA
- a CDS encoding type III polyketide synthase, with the protein MTDTTHYPSIDYHSAQWTGAPRIGGTAVALTSHRYDQDEVASTLASVGGPEFMRFAQSSGVQTRSLALPLSRYPVLSGFTEANDTYIRVAVDLGERAVRSALEAAHVAPHEVDAIVMVSSTGVAVPTVDARVASRIGLRPDVKRIPLFGLGCVAGAAGMARVHDYLRGFPSDVAVLLSVELCSLTLQRDDTSIPALIGACLFGDGAAAVVVTGADRVPASPTSPRGPAVLATRSRLFPDTIDVMGWNVSSAGFGLVMSRDVPHMADNYLRDEVDRFLGDHGLTVGDISTWICHPGGPKVIDAIDRAIALPPEANAHSRNSLRENGNFSSASVLDVLDRTLATPPEPGSLGVLLAMGPGFSFELILLGW; encoded by the coding sequence ATGACAGACACAACGCATTACCCATCCATCGACTACCACTCCGCCCAGTGGACAGGCGCACCCCGGATCGGGGGCACCGCCGTGGCTCTCACCTCGCACCGCTACGACCAGGACGAAGTGGCGTCGACGCTGGCCAGCGTCGGCGGCCCCGAGTTCATGCGCTTCGCGCAATCCAGTGGCGTGCAGACCCGCAGCCTGGCGCTACCGCTGTCCCGGTACCCGGTGCTCAGCGGTTTCACCGAGGCCAACGACACCTACATCCGCGTCGCGGTCGACCTCGGCGAACGCGCCGTGCGGTCGGCGCTGGAAGCCGCGCACGTGGCGCCGCACGAGGTGGACGCCATCGTGATGGTGTCCTCCACCGGCGTGGCGGTGCCGACCGTCGACGCCCGCGTGGCGTCGCGGATCGGGCTGCGACCGGACGTCAAACGCATCCCGCTGTTCGGGCTGGGCTGTGTGGCCGGCGCCGCGGGGATGGCCCGCGTCCACGATTACCTGCGCGGCTTCCCGTCCGACGTCGCGGTGCTGCTGTCGGTCGAACTGTGCTCGTTGACGCTGCAGCGTGACGACACGTCGATCCCGGCGCTGATCGGCGCGTGCCTGTTCGGCGACGGCGCGGCCGCCGTCGTCGTCACCGGCGCCGACCGGGTTCCGGCGTCGCCGACGAGCCCCCGCGGCCCCGCGGTCCTGGCCACCCGCAGCCGGCTGTTCCCCGACACCATCGACGTGATGGGCTGGAACGTGAGCTCGGCCGGTTTCGGGCTGGTGATGTCGCGCGACGTCCCGCACATGGCCGACAACTATCTGCGCGACGAGGTCGACCGTTTCCTGGGCGATCACGGGCTCACGGTCGGCGACATCTCGACGTGGATCTGCCACCCCGGCGGCCCCAAGGTGATCGACGCGATCGACCGGGCGATCGCACTGCCGCCGGAAGCCAACGCGCACAGCCGGAACTCGTTGCGGGAGAACGGGAACTTCTCGTCGGCGTCGGTGCTCGACGTGCTCGACCGCACGCTCGCGACGCCGCCGGAACCCGGATCCCTCGGGGTGCTGCTGGCGATGGGCCCGGGATTCAGCTTCGAGCTGATCCTGCTGGGCTGGTAG